In Drosophila nasuta strain 15112-1781.00 chromosome 2R, ASM2355853v1, whole genome shotgun sequence, a single genomic region encodes these proteins:
- the LOC132785291 gene encoding probable palmitoyltransferase ZDHHC24, with protein sequence MVKFHVLLRRWLRQVFITTEAFVLRCIKHHRRKIVYSLHPISAIVLLLVVGLYTWYELHFILPELCQRNGKFYKLNCVLAIYMLHNILGNLICCWHTDTSFLAVAKARQQPLASEAHLWHLCTHCQMLVPPRAWHCRLCNTCMLKRDHHCNITANCIGHANQRYFIALLAHLTLGNLFVFAYNFAYVFKIRLPVFSDPLIFLGVDPVKLLDSFKEDPNWLIINGAVLKISVFSLAFVASQLGFQLYMISRGSCMYYFQDRSYDLGFWSNWRLVLGKRMFWTWLSPLISSPQASDGTQWMVTAHKETKESKKPA encoded by the coding sequence ATGGTTAAATTTCATGTATTACTCAGACGATGGTTGCGTCAAGTCTTTATCACAACAGAGGCATTCGTATTGCGTTGCATCAAACATCATCGCCGGAAGATTGTCTATTCACTGCATCCAATCTCGGCCATCGTATTGCTGCTCGTTGTGGGACTCTACACATGGTATGAACTGCACTTTATCTTGCCGGAATTGTGCCAGAGGAATGGCAAATTCTATAAACTGAATTGTGTACTGGCCATCTACATGCTGCACAATATCCTTggcaatttgatttgttgctgGCACACGGATACGAGTTTTTTGGCCGTGGCCAAGGCGCGCCAACAGCCACTCGCCTCGGAGGCACATCTGTGGCATCTGTGCACCCACTGTCAGATGTTGGTGCCACCGCGGGCGTGGCACTGTCGACTGTGCAACACGTGCATGCTGAAGCGGGATCATCATTGCAATATTACGGCCAACTGCATTGGTCATGCCAATCAACGCTACTTTATCGCCTTGCTCGCACATCTTACGCTCggcaatttgtttgtgttcGCTTACAACTTTGCGTACGTCTTCAAAATTCGTCTGCCCGTCTTCAGTGATCCGCTCATCTTCTTGGGCGTCGATCCGGTGAAATTGCTCGATTCATTCAAAGAAGATCCCAATTGGTTAATTATCAACGGAGCTGTGCTTAAAATAAGTGTATTCAGCTTGGCTTTTGTTGCCTCCCAGCTGGGCTTTCAGTTGTATATGATCAGTCGGGGCAGTTGCATGTATTACTTTCAGGATCGCAGCTACGATTTGGGTTTCTGGAGCAACTGGCGTTTGGTGCTGGGCAAACGGATGTTCTGGACTTGGCTATCGCCGCTCATCAGCAGCCCTCAGGCGAGTGATGGCACCCAGTGGATGGTTACTGCGCACAAAGAGACCAAAGAGTCCAAGAAGCCAGCATAA
- the LOC132785621 gene encoding uncharacterized protein LOC132785621 isoform X1 yields MKLNFKLNLMIFCSWWVIISNCLAVCEIGAYCLREMPRAVEASSGSRTRHMWQPRHPTSLVAPADAAAAETGSCNRPTTLRPATDSNVAASQQLNGIGNATIQAAAAAAMTTAASPAVTLANYVYQCAAKRASSSSNSCASNSNDNISQLEQQLTVFQSHLSGFQEFFGVDSMVKINWHKANRSKNPTS; encoded by the exons ATGAAGTTGAATTTCAAACTAAACCTGATGATATTCTGCAGCTGGTGGGTGATCATCAGCAACTGTTTGG CAGTATGCGAAATTGGCGCTTATTGCCTTAGGGAGATGCCGAGGGCAGTGGAGGCGAGCAGCGGCAGTAGAACACGCCACATGTGGCAGCCGCGGCATCCCACCAGCTTGGTGGCtcctgctgatgctgctgctgctgagacTGGCAGCTGCAATCGACCAACAACTTTGCGGCCGGCAACTGACAGCAATGTGGCAGCGTCCCAGCAGCTCAATGGCATTGGCAATGCAACAATccaagcagcggcagcagcggcgatGACGACGGCAGCATCTCCTGCGGTGACCCTGGCCAATTATGTCTATCAATGTGCCGCCAAGCGTGCGTCGAGTTCATCTAATTCTTGTGCCAGTAACAGCAATGACAACATATCTCAACTGGAGCAACAGTTGACTGTCTTCCAGTC ACATCTCTCTGGTTTCCAAGAATTTTTTGGTGTGGATTCTATGGTGAAAATAAATTGGCACAAAGCAAATAGAAGCAAAAACCCCACAAGCTGA
- the LOC132785621 gene encoding uncharacterized protein LOC132785621 isoform X3, with protein MKLNFKLNLMIFCSWWVIISNCLAVCEIGAYCLREMPRAVEASSGSRTRHMWQPRHPTSLVAPADAAAAETGSCNRPTTLRPATDSNVAASQQLNGIGNATIQAAAAAAMTTAASPAVTLANYVYQCAAKRASSSSNSCASNSNDNISQLEQQLTVFQSS; from the exons ATGAAGTTGAATTTCAAACTAAACCTGATGATATTCTGCAGCTGGTGGGTGATCATCAGCAACTGTTTGG CAGTATGCGAAATTGGCGCTTATTGCCTTAGGGAGATGCCGAGGGCAGTGGAGGCGAGCAGCGGCAGTAGAACACGCCACATGTGGCAGCCGCGGCATCCCACCAGCTTGGTGGCtcctgctgatgctgctgctgctgagacTGGCAGCTGCAATCGACCAACAACTTTGCGGCCGGCAACTGACAGCAATGTGGCAGCGTCCCAGCAGCTCAATGGCATTGGCAATGCAACAATccaagcagcggcagcagcggcgatGACGACGGCAGCATCTCCTGCGGTGACCCTGGCCAATTATGTCTATCAATGTGCCGCCAAGCGTGCGTCGAGTTCATCTAATTCTTGTGCCAGTAACAGCAATGACAACATATCTCAACTGGAGCAACAGTTGACTGTCTTCCAGTC AAGTTGA
- the LOC132785621 gene encoding uncharacterized protein LOC132785621 isoform X4 — protein sequence MKLNFKLNLMIFCSWWVIISNCLAVCEIGAYCLREMPRAVEASSGSRTRHMWQPRHPTSLVAPADAAAAETGSCNRPTTLRPATDSNVAASQQLNGIGNATIQAAAAAAMTTAASPAVTLANYVYQCAAKRASSSSNSCASNSNDNISQLEQQLTVFQS from the exons ATGAAGTTGAATTTCAAACTAAACCTGATGATATTCTGCAGCTGGTGGGTGATCATCAGCAACTGTTTGG CAGTATGCGAAATTGGCGCTTATTGCCTTAGGGAGATGCCGAGGGCAGTGGAGGCGAGCAGCGGCAGTAGAACACGCCACATGTGGCAGCCGCGGCATCCCACCAGCTTGGTGGCtcctgctgatgctgctgctgctgagacTGGCAGCTGCAATCGACCAACAACTTTGCGGCCGGCAACTGACAGCAATGTGGCAGCGTCCCAGCAGCTCAATGGCATTGGCAATGCAACAATccaagcagcggcagcagcggcgatGACGACGGCAGCATCTCCTGCGGTGACCCTGGCCAATTATGTCTATCAATGTGCCGCCAAGCGTGCGTCGAGTTCATCTAATTCTTGTGCCAGTAACAGCAATGACAACATATCTCAACTGGAGCAACAGTTGACTGTCTTCCAGTC TTGA
- the LOC132785621 gene encoding uncharacterized protein LOC132785621 isoform X2 has translation MKLNFKLNLMIFCSWWVIISNCLVCEIGAYCLREMPRAVEASSGSRTRHMWQPRHPTSLVAPADAAAAETGSCNRPTTLRPATDSNVAASQQLNGIGNATIQAAAAAAMTTAASPAVTLANYVYQCAAKRASSSSNSCASNSNDNISQLEQQLTVFQSHLSGFQEFFGVDSMVKINWHKANRSKNPTS, from the exons ATGAAGTTGAATTTCAAACTAAACCTGATGATATTCTGCAGCTGGTGGGTGATCATCAGCAACTGTTTGG TATGCGAAATTGGCGCTTATTGCCTTAGGGAGATGCCGAGGGCAGTGGAGGCGAGCAGCGGCAGTAGAACACGCCACATGTGGCAGCCGCGGCATCCCACCAGCTTGGTGGCtcctgctgatgctgctgctgctgagacTGGCAGCTGCAATCGACCAACAACTTTGCGGCCGGCAACTGACAGCAATGTGGCAGCGTCCCAGCAGCTCAATGGCATTGGCAATGCAACAATccaagcagcggcagcagcggcgatGACGACGGCAGCATCTCCTGCGGTGACCCTGGCCAATTATGTCTATCAATGTGCCGCCAAGCGTGCGTCGAGTTCATCTAATTCTTGTGCCAGTAACAGCAATGACAACATATCTCAACTGGAGCAACAGTTGACTGTCTTCCAGTC ACATCTCTCTGGTTTCCAAGAATTTTTTGGTGTGGATTCTATGGTGAAAATAAATTGGCACAAAGCAAATAGAAGCAAAAACCCCACAAGCTGA